One Microbacterium marinum genomic window carries:
- a CDS encoding DNA polymerase beta superfamily protein: MTGRSLRAFGGDAAHDCRFIFVRPRDRYLSLFPERDVIETPLDEVFDVNGWDLAKRLLERFVDAQLTRAEAFEDAASLRDPALVRSLVDQYFVSQLGPT; the protein is encoded by the coding sequence TTGACCGGCCGCTCGCTTCGGGCGTTCGGAGGCGATGCAGCGCACGACTGCCGGTTCATCTTCGTACGACCGCGCGACAGGTACCTCTCGCTCTTTCCCGAGCGCGACGTCATCGAGACCCCGCTGGACGAGGTGTTCGACGTCAACGGCTGGGACCTCGCCAAGAGACTCCTCGAACGCTTCGTCGATGCGCAACTCACGCGCGCCGAAGCGTTCGAGGACGCCGCATCGTTACGAGACCCTGCGCTCGTCCGCTCGCTCGTCGACCAGTACTTCGTCTCGCAGCTCGGGCCTACTTGA